A genomic segment from Bubalus bubalis isolate 160015118507 breed Murrah chromosome 5, NDDB_SH_1, whole genome shotgun sequence encodes:
- the RNASEH2C gene encoding ribonuclease H2 subunit C isoform X1 gives MENSYEETIDKRRVHLRPDTLRDPAPASLHLLPCEVPVNRPTPVGRFFTPAIRLGPDGLEASFRGRSLRGEEVVVPPGFVGYVMTEEKAEVLAKQDDHERQEQELVEPPEALERDCDRFMGATASFSSFTVWGLESIPGPDAKLRGALSWPSLAAASLPSSCLHSSWKDSSSMLAVCTGTPHFIGFHRDCLFFFFLKLFIYLAASGLSCIMWYLSLEGTDFLVVVHELSCSAACGILVP, from the exons ATGGAGAATAGCTACGAGGAAACCATCGACAAACGCCGCGTCCACCTGCGCCCTGATACGCTGCGCGATCCCGCCCCCGCCTCGCTGCACCTTCTTCCCTGCGAGGTCCCGGTTAACCGGCCCACGCCGGTGGGGCGCTTCTTCACCCCAGCCATCCGTCTGGGTCCTGACG gactAGAAGCGTCGTTTCGGGGCCGTAGTCTACGTGGCGAGGAGGTGGTGGTGCCGCCCGGCTTCGTGGGATATGTGATGacagaagagaaggcagaggTGTTGGCGAAGCAGGATGACCACGAGCGACAGGAGCAGGAACTGGTGGAACCCCCAGAGGCGCTGGAGCGGGACTGC GACCGCTTTATGGGAGCCACAGCCAGTTTCAGCAGCTTCACCGTGTGGGGCCTGGAATCTATCCCTGGTCCGGATGCCAAACTGCGTGGGGCCCTAAGCTGGCCCAGCCTCGCTGCAGCG AGCCTGCCTTCATCCTGTCTGCACTCCAGCTGGAAGGACAGCTCCTCGATGCTCGCCGTCTGCACAGGCACACCTCATTTTATTGGCTTTCACAgagattgccttttttttttttttttaaagttatttatttatctggctgcctcaggtcttagttgcatcatgtggtaTCTTTCATTGGAAGGCACAGACttcctagttgtggtgcatgagcttagttgctctgcagcatgtgggatcttagttccttga
- the RNASEH2C gene encoding ribonuclease H2 subunit C isoform X2, with product MENSYEETIDKRRVHLRPDTLRDPAPASLHLLPCEVPVNRPTPVGRFFTPAIRLGPDGLEASFRGRSLRGEEVVVPPGFVGYVMTEEKAEVLAKQDDHERQEQELVEPPEALERDCDRFMGATASFSSFTVWGLESIPGPDAKLRGALSWPSLAAAKGYDSEYLGHQVTTLQKSNSRGDSCCRFTHRYPKTENQSLTLKATEPQTPGNLFFSVKPESFTQ from the exons ATGGAGAATAGCTACGAGGAAACCATCGACAAACGCCGCGTCCACCTGCGCCCTGATACGCTGCGCGATCCCGCCCCCGCCTCGCTGCACCTTCTTCCCTGCGAGGTCCCGGTTAACCGGCCCACGCCGGTGGGGCGCTTCTTCACCCCAGCCATCCGTCTGGGTCCTGACG gactAGAAGCGTCGTTTCGGGGCCGTAGTCTACGTGGCGAGGAGGTGGTGGTGCCGCCCGGCTTCGTGGGATATGTGATGacagaagagaaggcagaggTGTTGGCGAAGCAGGATGACCACGAGCGACAGGAGCAGGAACTGGTGGAACCCCCAGAGGCGCTGGAGCGGGACTGC GACCGCTTTATGGGAGCCACAGCCAGTTTCAGCAGCTTCACCGTGTGGGGCCTGGAATCTATCCCTGGTCCGGATGCCAAACTGCGTGGGGCCCTAAGCTGGCCCAGCCTCGCTGCAGCG AAGGGCTATGATTCTGAATATCTGGGCCACCAAGTCACTACACTGCAGAAATCCAATAGTAGAGGTGATTCCTGTTGCAGATTCACGCACAGGTACCCGAAGACTGAGAACCAGAGCTTGACATTGAAAGCCACCGAACCCCAAACCCCAGGAAACCTCTTCTTCAGTGTGAAGCCAGAGTCCTTCACCCAATAA
- the RNASEH2C gene encoding ribonuclease H2 subunit C isoform X3 yields the protein MENSYEETIDKRRVHLRPDTLRDPAPASLHLLPCEVPVNRPTPVGRFFTPAIRLGPDGLEASFRGRSLRGEEVVVPPGFVGYVMTEEKAEVLAKQDDHERQEQELVEPPEALERDCDRFMGATASFSSFTVWGLESIPGPDAKLRGALSWPSLAAASLPSSCLHSSWKDSSSMLAVCTGTPHFIGFHRDCFFNKGLWQTLP from the exons ATGGAGAATAGCTACGAGGAAACCATCGACAAACGCCGCGTCCACCTGCGCCCTGATACGCTGCGCGATCCCGCCCCCGCCTCGCTGCACCTTCTTCCCTGCGAGGTCCCGGTTAACCGGCCCACGCCGGTGGGGCGCTTCTTCACCCCAGCCATCCGTCTGGGTCCTGACG gactAGAAGCGTCGTTTCGGGGCCGTAGTCTACGTGGCGAGGAGGTGGTGGTGCCGCCCGGCTTCGTGGGATATGTGATGacagaagagaaggcagaggTGTTGGCGAAGCAGGATGACCACGAGCGACAGGAGCAGGAACTGGTGGAACCCCCAGAGGCGCTGGAGCGGGACTGC GACCGCTTTATGGGAGCCACAGCCAGTTTCAGCAGCTTCACCGTGTGGGGCCTGGAATCTATCCCTGGTCCGGATGCCAAACTGCGTGGGGCCCTAAGCTGGCCCAGCCTCGCTGCAGCG AGCCTGCCTTCATCCTGTCTGCACTCCAGCTGGAAGGACAGCTCCTCGATGCTCGCCGTCTGCACAGGCACACCTCATTTTATTGGCTTTCACAgag ATTGCTTTTTTAACAAAGGTTTGTGGCAAACCCTGCCTTGA
- the KAT5 gene encoding histone acetyltransferase KAT5 isoform X4, translating to MAEVGEIIEGCRLPVLRRNQDNEDEWPLAEILSVKDISGRKLFYVHYIDFNKRLDEWVTHERLDLKKIQFPKKEAKTPTKNGLPGSRPGSPEREVKRKVEVVSPATPVPSETAPASVFPQNGSARRAVAAQPGRKRKSNCLGTDEDSQDSSDGIPSAPRMTGSLVSDRSHDDIVTRMKNIECIELGRHRLKPWYFSPYPQELTALPVLYLCEFCLKYGRSLKCLQRHLTKCDLRHPPGNEIYRKGTISFFEIDGRKNKSYSQNLCLLAKCFLDHKTLYYDTDPFLFYVMTEYDCKGFHIVGYFSKEKESTEDYNVACILTLPPYQRRGYGKLLIEFSYELSKVEGKTGTPEKPLSDLGLLSYRSYWSQTILEILMGLKSESGERPQITINEISEITSIKKEDVISTLQYLNLINYYKGQYILTLSEDIVDGHERAMLKRLLRIDSKCLHFTPKDWSKRGKW from the exons atggCGGAGGTG GGGGAGATAATCGAGGGCTGCCGCCTGCCCGTGCTGCGGCGGAACCAGGACAACGAAGATGAGTGGC CACTCGCTGAGATCCTGAGCGTGAAGGACATCAGTGGCCGGAAGCTTTTCTACGTCCATTACATTGATT TCAACAAACGCCTGGATGAATGGGTGACCCACGAGCGGCTGGACCTGAAGAAGATCCAGTTCCCCAAGAAAGAGGCCAAGACCCCCACCAAGAACGGACTTCCTGGGTCCCGACCCGGCTCTCCAGAGAGAGAGGTG AAACGGAAGGTGGAGGTGGTTTCACCAGCGACTCCAGTGCCCAGCGAGACTGCCCCGGCCTCAGTTTTCCCCCAG AATGGATCAGCCCGGAGGGCAGTGGCAGCTCAGCCCGGTCGAAAGCGGAAATCGAATTGCTTGGGCACTGATGAG GACTCCCAGGACAGCTCAGATGGAATCCCGTCCGCTCCTCGCATGACTGGGAGCCTGGTATCTGACCGGAGCCACGACGACATCGTCACCCGGATGAAGAACATCGAGTGCATTGAGCTGGGCCGGCACCGCCTCAAGCCCTGGTACTTCTCCCCGTACCCTCAGGAGCTCACTGCACTGCCTGTTCTCTACCTCTGCGAGTTCTGCCTCAAGTATGGCCGAAGCCTCAAGTGTCTGCAGCGTCATTTG ACCAAGTGTGACCTGCGACATCCTCCCGGCAACGAGATCTACCGCAAGGGCACCATCTCCTTCTTTGAGATCGACGGACGTAAGAACAAG AGTTATTCCCAAAACCTGTGTCTTCTGGCTAAGTGTTTCCTCGACCACAAGACGTTGTACTATGACACAGACCCTTTCCTCTTCTACGTCATGACAGAGTACGACTGCAAGGGCTTCCATATAGTGGGCTACTTCTCCAAG GAAAAGGAGTCCACGGAAGACTACAACGTGGCCTGCATCCTGACCCTGCCCCCCTACCAGCGCCGGGGCTATGGCAAGCTGCTGATCGAGTTCA GCTATGAACTCTCCAAAGTAGAAGGGAAAACGGGGACCCCTGAGAAGCCCCTCTCGGACCTTGGCCTCCTGTCCTACCGAAGCTACTGGTCCCAGACCATCCTGGAGATCTTGATGGGGCTGAAGTCAGAGAGCGGGGAGAGGCCACAGATCACCATCAA TGAGATCAGTGAAATTACCAGCATCAAGAAGGAGGATGTCATATCCACTCTACAATACCTCAACCTCATCAACTACTACAAG GGCCAGTATATCCTCACCCTGTCGGAAGACATCGTGGATGGGCACGAACGGGCTATGCTCAAACGGCTTCTTCGGATCGACTCCAAGTGTCTGCACTTCACTCCCAAGGACTGGAGCAAGAGGGGAAAGTGGTGA
- the RNASEH2C gene encoding ribonuclease H2 subunit C isoform X5 yields MENSYEETIDKRRVHLRPDTLRDPAPASLHLLPCEVPVNRPTPVGRFFTPAIRLGPDGLEASFRGRSLRGEEVVVPPGFVGYVMTEEKAEVLAKQDDHERQEQELVEPPEALERDCDRFMGATASFSSFTVWGLESIPGPDAKLRGALSWPSLAAAPE; encoded by the exons ATGGAGAATAGCTACGAGGAAACCATCGACAAACGCCGCGTCCACCTGCGCCCTGATACGCTGCGCGATCCCGCCCCCGCCTCGCTGCACCTTCTTCCCTGCGAGGTCCCGGTTAACCGGCCCACGCCGGTGGGGCGCTTCTTCACCCCAGCCATCCGTCTGGGTCCTGACG gactAGAAGCGTCGTTTCGGGGCCGTAGTCTACGTGGCGAGGAGGTGGTGGTGCCGCCCGGCTTCGTGGGATATGTGATGacagaagagaaggcagaggTGTTGGCGAAGCAGGATGACCACGAGCGACAGGAGCAGGAACTGGTGGAACCCCCAGAGGCGCTGGAGCGGGACTGC GACCGCTTTATGGGAGCCACAGCCAGTTTCAGCAGCTTCACCGTGTGGGGCCTGGAATCTATCCCTGGTCCGGATGCCAAACTGCGTGGGGCCCTAAGCTGGCCCAGCCTCGCTGCAGCG CCAGAATAA
- the KAT5 gene encoding histone acetyltransferase KAT5 isoform X3: MAEVVSPVPGAGRREPGEVGRARGPPVADPGAALSPQGEIIEGCRLPVLRRNQDNEDEWPLAEILSVKDISGRKLFYVHYIDFNKRLDEWVTHERLDLKKIQFPKKEAKTPTKNGLPGSRPGSPEREVKRKVEVVSPATPVPSETAPASVFPQNGSARRAVAAQPGRKRKSNCLGTDEDSQDSSDGIPSAPRMTGSLVSDRSHDDIVTRMKNIECIELGRHRLKPWYFSPYPQELTALPVLYLCEFCLKYGRSLKCLQRHLTKCDLRHPPGNEIYRKGTISFFEIDGRKNKSYSQNLCLLAKCFLDHKTLYYDTDPFLFYVMTEYDCKGFHIVGYFSKEKESTEDYNVACILTLPPYQRRGYGKLLIEFSYELSKVEGKTGTPEKPLSDLGLLSYRSYWSQTILEILMGLKSESGERPQITINEISEITSIKKEDVISTLQYLNLINYYKGQYILTLSEDIVDGHERAMLKRLLRIDSKCLHFTPKDWSKRGKW; encoded by the exons atggCGGAGGTGGTGAGTCCGGTGCCCGGGGCGGGGCGGAGGGAGCCAGGGGAGGTGGGTAGAGCTCGAGGCCCCCCAGTAGCCGACCCTGGCGCCGCGCTGTCTCCCCAGGGGGAGATAATCGAGGGCTGCCGCCTGCCCGTGCTGCGGCGGAACCAGGACAACGAAGATGAGTGGC CACTCGCTGAGATCCTGAGCGTGAAGGACATCAGTGGCCGGAAGCTTTTCTACGTCCATTACATTGATT TCAACAAACGCCTGGATGAATGGGTGACCCACGAGCGGCTGGACCTGAAGAAGATCCAGTTCCCCAAGAAAGAGGCCAAGACCCCCACCAAGAACGGACTTCCTGGGTCCCGACCCGGCTCTCCAGAGAGAGAGGTG AAACGGAAGGTGGAGGTGGTTTCACCAGCGACTCCAGTGCCCAGCGAGACTGCCCCGGCCTCAGTTTTCCCCCAG AATGGATCAGCCCGGAGGGCAGTGGCAGCTCAGCCCGGTCGAAAGCGGAAATCGAATTGCTTGGGCACTGATGAG GACTCCCAGGACAGCTCAGATGGAATCCCGTCCGCTCCTCGCATGACTGGGAGCCTGGTATCTGACCGGAGCCACGACGACATCGTCACCCGGATGAAGAACATCGAGTGCATTGAGCTGGGCCGGCACCGCCTCAAGCCCTGGTACTTCTCCCCGTACCCTCAGGAGCTCACTGCACTGCCTGTTCTCTACCTCTGCGAGTTCTGCCTCAAGTATGGCCGAAGCCTCAAGTGTCTGCAGCGTCATTTG ACCAAGTGTGACCTGCGACATCCTCCCGGCAACGAGATCTACCGCAAGGGCACCATCTCCTTCTTTGAGATCGACGGACGTAAGAACAAG AGTTATTCCCAAAACCTGTGTCTTCTGGCTAAGTGTTTCCTCGACCACAAGACGTTGTACTATGACACAGACCCTTTCCTCTTCTACGTCATGACAGAGTACGACTGCAAGGGCTTCCATATAGTGGGCTACTTCTCCAAG GAAAAGGAGTCCACGGAAGACTACAACGTGGCCTGCATCCTGACCCTGCCCCCCTACCAGCGCCGGGGCTATGGCAAGCTGCTGATCGAGTTCA GCTATGAACTCTCCAAAGTAGAAGGGAAAACGGGGACCCCTGAGAAGCCCCTCTCGGACCTTGGCCTCCTGTCCTACCGAAGCTACTGGTCCCAGACCATCCTGGAGATCTTGATGGGGCTGAAGTCAGAGAGCGGGGAGAGGCCACAGATCACCATCAA TGAGATCAGTGAAATTACCAGCATCAAGAAGGAGGATGTCATATCCACTCTACAATACCTCAACCTCATCAACTACTACAAG GGCCAGTATATCCTCACCCTGTCGGAAGACATCGTGGATGGGCACGAACGGGCTATGCTCAAACGGCTTCTTCGGATCGACTCCAAGTGTCTGCACTTCACTCCCAAGGACTGGAGCAAGAGGGGAAAGTGGTGA
- the RNASEH2C gene encoding ribonuclease H2 subunit C isoform X4, with protein MENSYEETIDKRRVHLRPDTLRDPAPASLHLLPCEVPVNRPTPVGRFFTPAIRLGPDGLEASFRGRSLRGEEVVVPPGFVGYVMTEEKAEVLAKQDDHERQEQELVEPPEALERDCDRFMGATASFSSFTVWGLESIPGPDAKLRGALSWPSLAAAIHAQVPED; from the exons ATGGAGAATAGCTACGAGGAAACCATCGACAAACGCCGCGTCCACCTGCGCCCTGATACGCTGCGCGATCCCGCCCCCGCCTCGCTGCACCTTCTTCCCTGCGAGGTCCCGGTTAACCGGCCCACGCCGGTGGGGCGCTTCTTCACCCCAGCCATCCGTCTGGGTCCTGACG gactAGAAGCGTCGTTTCGGGGCCGTAGTCTACGTGGCGAGGAGGTGGTGGTGCCGCCCGGCTTCGTGGGATATGTGATGacagaagagaaggcagaggTGTTGGCGAAGCAGGATGACCACGAGCGACAGGAGCAGGAACTGGTGGAACCCCCAGAGGCGCTGGAGCGGGACTGC GACCGCTTTATGGGAGCCACAGCCAGTTTCAGCAGCTTCACCGTGTGGGGCCTGGAATCTATCCCTGGTCCGGATGCCAAACTGCGTGGGGCCCTAAGCTGGCCCAGCCTCGCTGCAGCG ATTCACGCACAGGTACCCGAAGACTGA
- the KAT5 gene encoding histone acetyltransferase KAT5 isoform X2, giving the protein MAEVGEIIEGCRLPVLRRNQDNEDEWPLAEILSVKDISGRKLFYVHYIDFNKRLDEWVTHERLDLKKIQFPKKEAKTPTKNGLPGSRPGSPEREVPASAQASGKTLPIPVQITLRFNLPKEREAIPGGEPDQPLSSSSCLQPNHRSTKRKVEVVSPATPVPSETAPASVFPQNGSARRAVAAQPGRKRKSNCLGTDEDSQDSSDGIPSAPRMTGSLVSDRSHDDIVTRMKNIECIELGRHRLKPWYFSPYPQELTALPVLYLCEFCLKYGRSLKCLQRHLTKCDLRHPPGNEIYRKGTISFFEIDGRKNKSYSQNLCLLAKCFLDHKTLYYDTDPFLFYVMTEYDCKGFHIVGYFSKEKESTEDYNVACILTLPPYQRRGYGKLLIEFSYELSKVEGKTGTPEKPLSDLGLLSYRSYWSQTILEILMGLKSESGERPQITINEISEITSIKKEDVISTLQYLNLINYYKGQYILTLSEDIVDGHERAMLKRLLRIDSKCLHFTPKDWSKRGKW; this is encoded by the exons atggCGGAGGTG GGGGAGATAATCGAGGGCTGCCGCCTGCCCGTGCTGCGGCGGAACCAGGACAACGAAGATGAGTGGC CACTCGCTGAGATCCTGAGCGTGAAGGACATCAGTGGCCGGAAGCTTTTCTACGTCCATTACATTGATT TCAACAAACGCCTGGATGAATGGGTGACCCACGAGCGGCTGGACCTGAAGAAGATCCAGTTCCCCAAGAAAGAGGCCAAGACCCCCACCAAGAACGGACTTCCTGGGTCCCGACCCGGCTCTCCAGAGAGAGAGGTG CCGGCCTCCGCCCAGGCCAGCGGGAAGACCTTGCCAATCCCGGTTCAGATCACACTCCGCTTCAACCTGCCCAAGGAGCGGGAGGCCATTCCCGGTGGCGAGCCTGACCAGCCgctctcctccagctcctgcctGCAGCCCAACCACCGCTCAACG AAACGGAAGGTGGAGGTGGTTTCACCAGCGACTCCAGTGCCCAGCGAGACTGCCCCGGCCTCAGTTTTCCCCCAG AATGGATCAGCCCGGAGGGCAGTGGCAGCTCAGCCCGGTCGAAAGCGGAAATCGAATTGCTTGGGCACTGATGAG GACTCCCAGGACAGCTCAGATGGAATCCCGTCCGCTCCTCGCATGACTGGGAGCCTGGTATCTGACCGGAGCCACGACGACATCGTCACCCGGATGAAGAACATCGAGTGCATTGAGCTGGGCCGGCACCGCCTCAAGCCCTGGTACTTCTCCCCGTACCCTCAGGAGCTCACTGCACTGCCTGTTCTCTACCTCTGCGAGTTCTGCCTCAAGTATGGCCGAAGCCTCAAGTGTCTGCAGCGTCATTTG ACCAAGTGTGACCTGCGACATCCTCCCGGCAACGAGATCTACCGCAAGGGCACCATCTCCTTCTTTGAGATCGACGGACGTAAGAACAAG AGTTATTCCCAAAACCTGTGTCTTCTGGCTAAGTGTTTCCTCGACCACAAGACGTTGTACTATGACACAGACCCTTTCCTCTTCTACGTCATGACAGAGTACGACTGCAAGGGCTTCCATATAGTGGGCTACTTCTCCAAG GAAAAGGAGTCCACGGAAGACTACAACGTGGCCTGCATCCTGACCCTGCCCCCCTACCAGCGCCGGGGCTATGGCAAGCTGCTGATCGAGTTCA GCTATGAACTCTCCAAAGTAGAAGGGAAAACGGGGACCCCTGAGAAGCCCCTCTCGGACCTTGGCCTCCTGTCCTACCGAAGCTACTGGTCCCAGACCATCCTGGAGATCTTGATGGGGCTGAAGTCAGAGAGCGGGGAGAGGCCACAGATCACCATCAA TGAGATCAGTGAAATTACCAGCATCAAGAAGGAGGATGTCATATCCACTCTACAATACCTCAACCTCATCAACTACTACAAG GGCCAGTATATCCTCACCCTGTCGGAAGACATCGTGGATGGGCACGAACGGGCTATGCTCAAACGGCTTCTTCGGATCGACTCCAAGTGTCTGCACTTCACTCCCAAGGACTGGAGCAAGAGGGGAAAGTGGTGA
- the KAT5 gene encoding histone acetyltransferase KAT5 isoform X1, producing MAEVVSPVPGAGRREPGEVGRARGPPVADPGAALSPQGEIIEGCRLPVLRRNQDNEDEWPLAEILSVKDISGRKLFYVHYIDFNKRLDEWVTHERLDLKKIQFPKKEAKTPTKNGLPGSRPGSPEREVPASAQASGKTLPIPVQITLRFNLPKEREAIPGGEPDQPLSSSSCLQPNHRSTKRKVEVVSPATPVPSETAPASVFPQNGSARRAVAAQPGRKRKSNCLGTDEDSQDSSDGIPSAPRMTGSLVSDRSHDDIVTRMKNIECIELGRHRLKPWYFSPYPQELTALPVLYLCEFCLKYGRSLKCLQRHLTKCDLRHPPGNEIYRKGTISFFEIDGRKNKSYSQNLCLLAKCFLDHKTLYYDTDPFLFYVMTEYDCKGFHIVGYFSKEKESTEDYNVACILTLPPYQRRGYGKLLIEFSYELSKVEGKTGTPEKPLSDLGLLSYRSYWSQTILEILMGLKSESGERPQITINEISEITSIKKEDVISTLQYLNLINYYKGQYILTLSEDIVDGHERAMLKRLLRIDSKCLHFTPKDWSKRGKW from the exons atggCGGAGGTGGTGAGTCCGGTGCCCGGGGCGGGGCGGAGGGAGCCAGGGGAGGTGGGTAGAGCTCGAGGCCCCCCAGTAGCCGACCCTGGCGCCGCGCTGTCTCCCCAGGGGGAGATAATCGAGGGCTGCCGCCTGCCCGTGCTGCGGCGGAACCAGGACAACGAAGATGAGTGGC CACTCGCTGAGATCCTGAGCGTGAAGGACATCAGTGGCCGGAAGCTTTTCTACGTCCATTACATTGATT TCAACAAACGCCTGGATGAATGGGTGACCCACGAGCGGCTGGACCTGAAGAAGATCCAGTTCCCCAAGAAAGAGGCCAAGACCCCCACCAAGAACGGACTTCCTGGGTCCCGACCCGGCTCTCCAGAGAGAGAGGTG CCGGCCTCCGCCCAGGCCAGCGGGAAGACCTTGCCAATCCCGGTTCAGATCACACTCCGCTTCAACCTGCCCAAGGAGCGGGAGGCCATTCCCGGTGGCGAGCCTGACCAGCCgctctcctccagctcctgcctGCAGCCCAACCACCGCTCAACG AAACGGAAGGTGGAGGTGGTTTCACCAGCGACTCCAGTGCCCAGCGAGACTGCCCCGGCCTCAGTTTTCCCCCAG AATGGATCAGCCCGGAGGGCAGTGGCAGCTCAGCCCGGTCGAAAGCGGAAATCGAATTGCTTGGGCACTGATGAG GACTCCCAGGACAGCTCAGATGGAATCCCGTCCGCTCCTCGCATGACTGGGAGCCTGGTATCTGACCGGAGCCACGACGACATCGTCACCCGGATGAAGAACATCGAGTGCATTGAGCTGGGCCGGCACCGCCTCAAGCCCTGGTACTTCTCCCCGTACCCTCAGGAGCTCACTGCACTGCCTGTTCTCTACCTCTGCGAGTTCTGCCTCAAGTATGGCCGAAGCCTCAAGTGTCTGCAGCGTCATTTG ACCAAGTGTGACCTGCGACATCCTCCCGGCAACGAGATCTACCGCAAGGGCACCATCTCCTTCTTTGAGATCGACGGACGTAAGAACAAG AGTTATTCCCAAAACCTGTGTCTTCTGGCTAAGTGTTTCCTCGACCACAAGACGTTGTACTATGACACAGACCCTTTCCTCTTCTACGTCATGACAGAGTACGACTGCAAGGGCTTCCATATAGTGGGCTACTTCTCCAAG GAAAAGGAGTCCACGGAAGACTACAACGTGGCCTGCATCCTGACCCTGCCCCCCTACCAGCGCCGGGGCTATGGCAAGCTGCTGATCGAGTTCA GCTATGAACTCTCCAAAGTAGAAGGGAAAACGGGGACCCCTGAGAAGCCCCTCTCGGACCTTGGCCTCCTGTCCTACCGAAGCTACTGGTCCCAGACCATCCTGGAGATCTTGATGGGGCTGAAGTCAGAGAGCGGGGAGAGGCCACAGATCACCATCAA TGAGATCAGTGAAATTACCAGCATCAAGAAGGAGGATGTCATATCCACTCTACAATACCTCAACCTCATCAACTACTACAAG GGCCAGTATATCCTCACCCTGTCGGAAGACATCGTGGATGGGCACGAACGGGCTATGCTCAAACGGCTTCTTCGGATCGACTCCAAGTGTCTGCACTTCACTCCCAAGGACTGGAGCAAGAGGGGAAAGTGGTGA